DNA from Canis lupus familiaris isolate Mischka breed German Shepherd chromosome 33, alternate assembly UU_Cfam_GSD_1.0, whole genome shotgun sequence:
ATGGTATAGGCTACACAAAGGGAACTCTTAAGTATATCAAGGACTACTTATAGTAATAAGGTATTACTGTGTAATCTGGGGTTAGACCCTAACTTCTCAAATTTagagttatattttcttttttctttttgctgaaacaggaatgaagtaaaattatattttcatcaaaGCTTACTATTCACctttaaagaatgtaaaatattgttCAGTATAGCCACATTATGATCCTAAATAGGAAAGGAGTTCCTTAAAAATCAagctaattaaaattatttacatctgTGAGTCTGTTGCCCCTGCTACTATCTTGTAAGTTCATAGAAAGAATGGTTTGCTAAGGGCTGGGGCAAAGGGGAAATGAGGAGTTATCCCTTAATGGTTACAAAGTTAGAGTTTGGCGACATGAAAAATGTTCTGTGGGTGGATCCcagtaatggttgcacaacaatgtgatgtacttaatgccactgaacaaGTACaactaaaaatggttaaaatggtaaatttgggcagcccaggtggctcagtggtttagtgctgctttcagctcagggcctgatactggagactcgggatcaagtcccacatcgggcttcctgcatggagcctgcttcatccctctgcctgtgtcgctgcctgtgtgtgtgtatgtgtgtgtgtgtgtgtgtgtctcacatgaataaataaataaaatctttaaaaataaataaataaataaaatggtaaattttagtatattataccacaattgtttttttttgttttttgtttttttttaaattttttttttttttttttttatttatgatagtcacacagagagagagagagagagagaggcagagacatagacagagggagaagcaggctccatgcaccgggagcccgatgtgggattcgatcctgggtctccaggatcgtgccctgggccaaaggcaggcgctaaaccgctgcgccacccagggatcccttataccacaattgttaaataaataattaaaaacaatagccATCctgagaacaaaaaataaaagctgtgtCAACCTCCTAATCCAAGTTTCTAGAAGGATctaatttaaaattctcattaaTGATCACATACCATTCTCTATTATTCCACTCCAtgtaaaatgtctatgctatgtTATATAAGACACTAAGTGTCTAACAAATGCCTTCACTAAATTTTTGGTGGATTAATGAAATACAGTTAAATATTATGCATTTATAAGATCACTGGTAAAAATGAATGTTCTCTCAGGCTCCTAGAACTGCCTGAGTTACGTTGGGCATGTCATTTTTACCTTTGAAAGCCTcatttctattgaaaaaaaaaaaaagaaaaagaaagcctcacttctctataaaataaacatattgacCGAGAAAACTGTGTTTTGCAGTTCTAACAATCTTATTCCTAAAACTAAGCCATCTTAATCCTATCCAttctttcaaaaactaaaaaatttaatttctctcctttattttaatGGACCATCTTGATttgtaaaagagaaaacatacatatatgcataggATATTCtctaaaaatgattattaaattGACTTTTACTGACTTTAAATCATACAAGAaacctcaataattttttaaaagctttgtatGTATCTTTCTCCTGTATATACAGCTATAGGACTTTTGCTCATTACTTCCTAATGCCTTTAGCAAAAATCATAAAGtcctaacaaaaatatttaaatgcctaGTATTCAGGCATTATTCCAAGAACTAAGGATAGAGgagtagtgaacaaaacaaagtccttctccctgctctcatggaacttacattctaatgCAGGAAGACAATAAGCAAGTATATGTCAGCTGGTAGGGTAGGTAGTAAGTGcttaaaacagagagaggcagcagaaagagaaataaagaacaaaagaaaaacgagagagagagagagagagagagagagagagagagagagagagaaaagaatcctAGGGGAATGAAGAAGAATTAGAGAGGACTGCCCTTTCAAATAGAATGCTCTGATCTCTGATCAGAAAACAAGTGGGCAGAAACTTGAAGGAAATAAAGCCTTATAGATATCTAGAGGAAGATTGTTCCAAGGTGTAGACATAGCAAGGGAGAATGCCCTTAAACAGGAGCTTGCTTCACAGATTGGAGGCAAAAAGGCCAGGTGTGGCTAGAGCAGAGTAAGCAAGAGCATGTTGGGGAAATGACACCTGAGAGAGCTAAGAACCAAATCATGCAGCTAGATGAGtaagcaaataagaaaatggagggaAATGACATTGCAGAGCTAAGGGCCATGTGAGAGCTTGTAGGTGGTAATAAGGACCTAGGCTTTTATTCTGAGAGGAGAAACCATGGAGAATTTTGAACAGGAGTGTGAGATCCAATTTAGAGGCTTTTAAAAGATCTTCCTAGGTGCTGTGTGGAAAGTCTTATCACATACTGCAGGATGATAAGAGCTTATGCAAAGAGATTGCACAAGAGACTTGATAATGAACGTGAGAACTGGTGACTTGGACTGGGGTGGTAGAGGTGGAGGAGTGATGAGTGATTTGATTACAGATATATCTCAAATAGCAGAGCCTAAAGATTTGCTGATTGagtattaaaaagaaggaaaatttacaACATGAGTAACTGAAAGAATAAAGTTGCCATTTACTAAGGTAGTAAAGAGTAGAGAGAGTAGATGGAAGGAGATCTCTTGGACATGTTAAGCTTGAGATGGCTCCCTGacatttaagtaaatatattgaGTAGCCAAATATGAATTCAGGGAAGAGTTACAGGTTGGAATATATTAACCAAGCAAAATGTGCTAAAGTAAATCCTAAAGAATTGTCTCACTTTCTGTTCTGCAAGATACTGTATACTTTACTCCTGCTTACCGAATCTCCTCCTGTCACTTATAAAGCTGTGTGCCATTTTGTTTCTGCAGTTTGCAAATTCTCAATTGTCTCTCAAACAACTAGGTACACACTTCACAGAGGtggaaaagaataattaaatgcTGTACTATATGCTATTAAATATACTGATTTTGTCTATTTTACTCTCtgattaaaagaaaagttaatcCACTAGCTTCTTGAATTCACTAGAATTCTTCACAAGATTCTTTGTTCAGTTCATTGAGTTTTATATATACtgtatctttctctttatttctctttatttcagtaCAAAAAGAGACTGCTTTcagcccatgaccctgagatcaagagttgcatgctcttctgattgagtcagccaggtgctcctaaacAGAGTATTTTAGATCTGAGAGACTACTGCTTTTCTATGCAAACCTGGTCATCCATGCCACATTATAAAATAGACCTTCCTTTTTAGAGAGCACTTTGGCAATCAATGTCTGGCAAAGTGCAAGATGACGATATAACCTAGAAATTCCACTTTTAAGTATATTGCCTAGGGAAATTCTTGATATGTGCACAAAATACAGCTATAAAATGTCCATCATAGCTTTGTTTATAATAGTGGAAAATTAGAGTAACCTAAATGTTCTTCAACAGGAAAATAGTTGAACTATGGCATATTCAAAAAATGGAATACCCATAAACAGACAAAATGAATGACCTAGAAGTACACTCATTAATATGGATAAATGTCACAATGTTAAAGTGAATAAGGAAGGtagaaagatatatagatatatgtggTTTTTAACTTCACATTTCTCAAAAAGGAATTTCATCCTGTCAATTTCACAGAACCTTCCATGTGTGAGATAGTGTATAATATGGTTTTTACCTACATTAGTTATTTTCTCACAACAGCCTTGTGAAATAAATGTTAACCCTATTTTGCatacattcattcaaaaatattaatttgtgcTAAAGGGCACTCTAAGTATCAAAGATACAGTAGTTAAACTAAATTTCTGTTCTGCTACAGCTTTCATTCCAGTGAGGGAAGACATATAATTTTGAAACGTGCaagcaaggggtgcctgggtggctcagtgggttaagtgtccaacttttgatttcagttcaccctgaggtcatgagatTGGGCTCCATACTAGGCcaggaatctgcttaagattctctgtccctctccttctcccctcctaaaaaattaattaaatggttaaaaaaataaatatatgcaagcAATTATGTATTAAGTAGTGATAtaggctaaaagaaaaataaagtagagtAGCAGGATAGAAATAAGGATGATTATTTTAGATGGCATAAATAAGCTAACACTCAGAAGTTGAAGAAACTCATAGAAGGTAAGCAACCTGCTGAAAGTCACTCAATCTAAAAATTTGGAGCTAGGATTTAAACCTAAATCAATCTAATTCCAGAAGCTTCTCCTTTTAAAGGATGGTTAGGTCTAACCATCATTTACACTTTGGAAGAAGACATTAATTACATAATAGCACCTGAGGTCAGTCACACTAGAAGAAAAAGGTTTTAGTGGAACAGGGAGGAATAGAGAACAGTCTAGATGGGTTGGGTGCTTTGGATAACCAAACACCTTTATAAGGCGCCAATTATATATGGAAATCAGAATATAAGATtcagaaagtgagaaaaaagaaaataaagcaagcaagcacCATCTTAATTTTGTCGTAAGCCTTAGTAGCGCCTTGTGTGGCACTAAAAGTCATTTTCAGTACTACTTATTGGAAGTGATGGTTATGGATTGCCAGTGTCAGTTTCAAGAAATTAAGTAGAGAGCATATTCATGTATTTGTCAGGAACATGAATTTCAAAGTCAGCCTTAGTACCcaatcatttattgaataataatttagttaataatcttcatagcaaaaaaaaataatcttcatagCAAGCAACttaacctttcaaaatcttttcttttccctttaggCTTCGTCCATAATCACTATCTAAATTAActttttgctgagtgaagtaagtcagtcggagaaggacaaacattatatgttctcattcatttggggaatataaataatagtgaaagggaatataagggaagggagaagaaatgtgtgggaaatatcagaaagggagacagaacatgagagactcctaactctgggaaactaactaggggtggtagaaggggaggagggcggggggtgggagtgaatgggtgacgggcactgggggttattctgtatgttagtaaattgaacaccaataaaaaataaattaaaaaaaataaattaactttttagtCAGCAGCTTTTTCACTTCTCTGAATAACCTTATCTTCTAATATAAGATAGATTGATCATAGCCTATACTGCCTGTTTGACATTTCACCTCCACTGCCATCCCCTGCCATTTAAcagcaaaatttatttattttggttttttttttattaagtgtttactatagaaataaacaaagaccaaccaaatgaaaaaagccaaaccgggatccctgggtggcacagtggtttggtgcctgcctttggcccagggcgtgaacctggagacccgggatcgaatcccacatcgggctcccggtgcatggagcctgcttctccctctgcctgtgtctctgcctctctctctctctgtgactatcataaataaattaaaaaaaatttaaaaaaaaaagaaaaagaaaaaagccaaacctATTTATTCTACACTCAATCTAACAATGGAGTCAGCCACCATCACTTGCATTTTGTCAGAGACCCAAGGGCAGGCCGAAGGATGGGAAAGCTTTATAGTGGAAAATAGGGAAGACTGTTGGTATGTCCTAGGACTATCGATCTGGGGAAGCTGCCAGTGTACTAACTAGAAGCAGAATATCTAGTGTCATTGGTTAGGGATGcatatttgactttctctgatgGGTCCTAAGTTGGACGGGGagataaaaatgaggaaaactcTCAGTTATTAGTTAAGTCCTTGCCCTCTGGGGCCAGTTGTAACAGAGGTCATTGTTTAGCTTCCTGGATTGTCACTAGACATAGTGGTCTGGCTTCCTACAACTCTGACTTACAGCAGGCTGGCTTCCCGGGGTATTTATTGTAGGTAAGGGGTTGGCATCCTGGGCAGATGCTATGGGTTGTTGGTCAGTTCTGTCATGATGTATGGTCTGGCCATTGTTCCTTATTTCACTGTGCCTTACTATTTTGCATCAttcacaatcattttttttttcattcacaataATTTTGAGTTAAAGTCTTTAGCATAAGTTACCAGGATCATGTCTTAGCAAAGTACTTAATTTTAGCATGATTTCCTACAAGAATAATTTAACaagctgaaaattttatttttttctaccactGACacgttgctttttattttcagtggTTACCAGTGACTCAGGAGCTGAGCTTCCAAAAATTTCTTGAACAATCTGACTTCCTAGAAGAACTTAAATATGACTTCAATGAAAAAGCTGAGTTGAGACACACGGAGACACAAAGGCCTTTTGTCtttaactattataaaaatgttcttgAGAGGAATAGCAAGCGCTACCAGGCCCTTGGCCATTTGCTTGCACAATACATTTATGAGCTTTTGGAGAAAGTATGCAAATTACAAAAAGTGTATATCCCACCAGAGGCTGATAAGGAACCAAGAAGCTTCTTTTTCATGAGTGAGAAAGCATTATTAACAAGTCATCGTTCtattcttcttgttcttcttcaagACCATGGGGTCTTTAGAGCTGGTCAATGGAGTCAGCAGGCAATAATACATCATGGTCTCCAACATGGAAGTCAGATACCATGTATTCAAATGGCCTTGCAGGCCCATTATGATGTAATTGTGCTAAATCCCAATGACAATTTTGTGGACCTAAAGATGGAAAAAGAGTGGAAAGGCCTTTTAACACAAAATATTGGGTCCTCTTCCCTAAAAATGGTTCAGGCAGAGAATGTTTTATCTCTCCAGCAACCTCTCCAGTACATCCCTAAAAGATGCAGCAACACCCCTGAAGAACACATGGCTTACATTTGGGATTACTTCATTTCAAAGACTGAAAGCAAGGATGTTGCTTTCATAGTACATGGTTATGGAGGATTGGTTTTTATGGACTTACTCGTACGTAGAAAGTGGGAAGTGATGAACAAAGTATATGCTGTTGCACTTATTGACTCCGACCATCATGTAGGACACCAGCTGGGGAGCGATGTACAGTTACTAGCCTGGATAAAGCACCACTGCCGTGAATGGGTAACAAGTCCTAAGCCTTTGGATAAACCTGCAGctactgttttaaaaaaggagttcCCTATCGTTTCAGCTGGTACAGAAGAACACAACTTAGCCCCTTCCTCTAGCCTTCAGtccatttttaaatacttgaaaaaagcTTTGAAAGCCAAAACAACTATTAATTTCTCCCGAGTGCCGGTAGTAACTAGAAGCTccacaaaaagaaagcaaagtgcTTAATTTGCTTTGtcatctaagattttttttttgtcttgctgaAATGTTGCTAATGTAGATGCTAGAAGAAAAGGAATGCTTCACAGTATTATGTTATGAAAAGAATATGCAGTGTTATATGCTTGCTTGAGGTTTGATTTGCTACTTTCTTTGAAAAGTGAATATATTCTCTTTTGTGTTGATGAACAGTTAATaccatctttaatattttatagtattattcAATTAGAGGACCTTTTGAAAAGCTTTCTTATGGCTTAATAGAATGTTGCCAAAACTGTAGATTGATACAGATTGATAGAGATTAAATTAATATAGATTAAATACTAAGTCAGTCTTTGATTTCTATGTTGTTAATGCCATACTAAAACTATGTGAACATAAAAATTATCCTAAGCAAACTccattttttgtatgtttgtgttCTTTTGCTTAAATGTATTGGTCTTATGTTTAAATGTATTAAAGGTATTTACTCACACCTTCAGCTAATatttgagtgtctactatgtacCAGTCGATTGTAGCTGTTGAGGACACCAGCAAACAAAACCAACACTGTCTTTATCCTCATGGAGTTCACGATGGGCGACAAAATGCAAGTGTGAAGAGTGTTTGGAAATATAAGGTGctgggacgcctgcgtggctcagtggttgagcgtctgccttcggctcaggttgtgatcctggagtaccaggatcaagtcctacatcaggctccctgcatggagcctgcttctccctctgcctgtatctctgcatctctctgtgtgtcccttatgaataaataaataaaattaaaaaaaaaaaaaagaagggatcactgggtggctcaatggttgagcgtctgcctttgactcagggcatgatcctagagttctgggatcgattcccgcatcaggttccctgcatggagcctgcttctccctctgcttgtgtctctgcctcttctctgtgtttctcatgaataaatgaatcaaatctttaaaaaaaaagaaaaaagaaagaaagaaatataaggtGCCATGGAACATCTAGCATGAGAGCTAACAGCCTCAGGCTCAGGGAATGCCTCCCTGAGAAGATGATGCTTAGTTTGAAGGACAATGGCAGTTAGCTGCGAACACAAATTCATAGGCAAAGGAATTGCATATGCAAAAGTTTTGACATGGGAGAAAGAAGTCCAGTTCAGCTGAAGCTAAAAAATTATGGGAGAGTAGtgtgaaggaaaaaattattcatgatatTTGTTAAAAGACataaggaagactttattcaggAAGGATTACTGCAATGGGGGTTTTGCAGTAAGGGAGAGATCAGGCTTAACTTCTGATTCACAAGGACAATTGAGGGGGGAACCTCATAGCCAAAGTGTAGGGTGAGAGTCAGTGAATGGAAAATTAACTAAGAGGAAACATTAAGCATAAGAGAGATTCTTACAAACTGATTCAACCTAATTCCTACTCAAGGCAGGGTAGGATGGTAACATACTGGCAGTGGAGGATAAGGAATTTTATCAGATCTAGAGGATGATCAGATGCCAAAGAGGGAAGATTTTTTACACCAGAACTCTTGCTAAGACTAGACTAAGTGACATCAACAAAAACTGGACTAAGTGGACCAAGGATGGAGTCCAACATTGGAGCCTAGTCGAGAGGGGTGCTCAGAGGAGCCAGGCTCAGATTTGGTCAAGGAAAGAAGTTTTGTCAGTAGTAGGAAAGTTAAGTTAGAGAAATAAGCAGAGGCAGCTTGCTCAAGGCTGCAATGTCCATGGTTgtgattttcaacttttttctcataaaaatggaaaacattgggatccctgggtggcgcagtggtttagcgcctgcctttggcccagggcgcgatcctggagacccgggatcaaatcccatatcgggctcctggtgcatggagcctgcttctccctctgcctatgtctctgcgcctctctctttctctctctctctgtgtgactatcataaataaataaaaatttaaaaaaaatgga
Protein-coding regions in this window:
- the LOC119867316 gene encoding putative protein FAM172B isoform X3, translated to MQKKKKKNAEVIGRRRLWLELEFVRLLLQYLGTGPVLETPSLPRPRDPRRLGAQGPPPRARPRPPAPRTGTCPTGRQSAVSSSWRPTVRAEAEAEAGASLPQWLPVTQELSFQKFLEQSDFLEELKYDFNEKAELRHTETQRPFVFNYYKNVLERNSKRYQALGHLLAQYIYELLEKVCKLQKVYIPPEADKEPRSFFFMSEKALLTSHRSILLVLLQDHGVFRAGQWSQQAIIHHGLQHGSQIPCIQMALQAHYDVIVLNPNDNFVDLKMEKEWKGLLTQNIGSSSLKMVQAENVLSLQQPLQYIPKRCSNTPEEHMAYIWDYFISKTESKDVAFIVHGYGGLVFMDLLVRRKWEVMNKVYAVALIDSDHHVGHQLGSDVQLLAWIKHHCREWVTSPKPLDKPAATVLKKEFPIVSAGTEEHNLAPSSSLQSIFKYLKKALKAKTTINFSRVPVVTRSSTKRKQSA